The Thermococcus henrietii genome segment CTTGACTTTAGCCTGTCAAAATGAAGAAAAGAAAGGTCAGCTACCCTCCATCTTCTTAAGGTCCTCCATGACCTTGTTGTACTTGGCCTGGGCGGCGTTCCTCCACTCCTGCATGAGCTGGCTCTGGAAGCCGGCGTCCGTTGCTATCTTGTTGTTTATCTTGGCCGCATACTCCTCCGTGAAGGTTACCATTTTACCCGTGAGCGGGTCCTTGAACTGTATCGGTGCGGTCAGTTCTTCCTTGAGTTTCTCAAACTGCTGCTGTGTTATCTTGCCGCTCTTGTAGGCGTTGACTATGGCCATCCAGGTCTGGTGGAGCGGGCCATTGACGTCGATGAGGGTGGCCTTGAAGTAGTACTGAAGGGCGTTCACGGTCTTGAGGGCCTCATTGTCGTTGAACGGGATTCCCCTGCTCGTTATAGCGAGCTTGTAAGCCTTTAGAAGGGCCGGCCTGGCCTTACCGAAGGTCTCACCGGCGTACTTGCCGTTGAAGAGAACCTTGGCCTCCTCCTGGGTTATTGTCTGGTTGAAGATGCCCGCGTTAATCGGGAGCCTGTTGACGTCGGGGCTCATCCAGACGGCCTGTCCCTCGGTGAGAACCCAGTAGATGAAGGCCTGTGCCGCCTCGGGGTGCTTGCTGTACTTGAGGAGCGCAATCGGGTCACCGTTGATGATACTCTCGCCCTGCGGGATGACGTAGACACAGTTCGGGTTCTGCTTCATGGCGGTGTAGCCGTAGAAGTCGATGGTGTTTCCAGCGGCAATCTCACCGTTGATGACGGCGTCCCTGACGGCGTCACTCGCCTCGTAAACCTTGGAGTTCGCCGCTATGATGGTCATTATGCGCCATCCCTTGTCCCAACCGAAGGCCTGGAGGATAATCTGGTAAATCCTCGTGTTGGAGGTGCTCCTGGTCGGGTCAGCTATACCGTACATCGGCGGGTCGCGGGCCCACTTGTAGGTGGCTATGTCCTCCCACTTGTGCGGGAACGGGAGCTTCTGCTTCTCAAGAACCTGCTTGTTGACGGTGAAACCGAAGGACGAGAGGGCCGCGGCAATCCAGTAAACCTTACCGTTCTCCTCCCTAATCATCGGCATTCCGGCGAGGGTCTTGGGAATCTGCTTGCCGATGAGGCCGAGGACCTTCTGGTCGGTTATCGGGGCGAGGTAGCCCATCTTGTACATGTCATCGAAAAGGGTCGGACCTCCGCCCCAGCCGACGTCGGCACCCTTCTTGATGTACTCGGGCCAGAGGGACTCGGGAACACCTATGAACTTGAGGTTGGTTATGTGGTACTCCTTGGCTATCTTGCTCTTGAGGAAGAGCTCCTTCGTGAGGTACTGAATCGTTGCATCGTGTCTCGTGACTATAACAAGGGTTATTCCCTTGGAGTTCTGGGTCGCGGTGCCACTTCCGCTGCTACTGCTACCGCTAATACAGCCGCTGGCCACAACGCTAAGGCCCAAAACGAGTATAAGGAGGACTCCAAGCATACGCCTCATGGCAATCCCCACCCCTTCTTTGGGCATCTTTTAAAAAGCGTGTTGGTTCAACGATATAAAAAAGAAGGAAATCACTTCCTCCTCCTGAGGAGGAGCGGAACGACTGCAAGACCCACGATAAGGGCCGGGCCACA includes the following:
- a CDS encoding ABC transporter substrate-binding protein; protein product: MRRMLGVLLILVLGLSVVASGCISGSSSSGSGTATQNSKGITLVIVTRHDATIQYLTKELFLKSKIAKEYHITNLKFIGVPESLWPEYIKKGADVGWGGGPTLFDDMYKMGYLAPITDQKVLGLIGKQIPKTLAGMPMIREENGKVYWIAAALSSFGFTVNKQVLEKQKLPFPHKWEDIATYKWARDPPMYGIADPTRSTSNTRIYQIILQAFGWDKGWRIMTIIAANSKVYEASDAVRDAVINGEIAAGNTIDFYGYTAMKQNPNCVYVIPQGESIINGDPIALLKYSKHPEAAQAFIYWVLTEGQAVWMSPDVNRLPINAGIFNQTITQEEAKVLFNGKYAGETFGKARPALLKAYKLAITSRGIPFNDNEALKTVNALQYYFKATLIDVNGPLHQTWMAIVNAYKSGKITQQQFEKLKEELTAPIQFKDPLTGKMVTFTEEYAAKINNKIATDAGFQSQLMQEWRNAAQAKYNKVMEDLKKMEGS